One genomic region from Lycorma delicatula isolate Av1 chromosome 1, ASM4794821v1, whole genome shotgun sequence encodes:
- the LOC142317432 gene encoding uncharacterized protein LOC142317432: MGSGGGVPNRIMYKELEPITDMHKRLGFFRHNHEDAVFKTSETANAIMDVPVKNIYVYEAFPSNSIKLETEDDTTKETLLLILPHHPIEDDITPVCESESLQVKEEPINNGCDNIDEVTDPLVSEGTNLIKLEDHKIKNEAELRSY; encoded by the exons atgggcagtggtgggGGTGTGCCAAACAgaatcatgtacaaagagttagaacccattacTGATATGCATAAGAGATTAGGATTCTTTCGACATAATCATGAGGATGCAGTATTCAAGACTTCGGAAACTGCTAatgca ataatggaTGTACCTGTAAAGAATATCTACGTGTATGAAGCATTCCCCTCTAACAGTATCAAACTAGAAACTGAAGATGATACCACAAAGGAaactttattgttgattttaccACATCACCCTATTGAAGATGATATTACACCTGTTTGT GAAAGTGAATCTTTGCAAGTGAAAGAGGAGCCGATCAATAATGGGTGTGATAATATTGATGAAGTGACAGATCCTCTTGTGAGTGAAGGGACCAACCTAATTAAATTAGaagatcataaaatcaaaaatgaagcA gaactgAGATCTTATTGA